A window from Synechococcus sp. RSCCF101 encodes these proteins:
- the panB gene encoding 3-methyl-2-oxobutanoate hydroxymethyltransferase, whose translation MRPDDLIRYKRHGRPILALTAWDALSARWVQDSGADVLLVGDSLAMTALGHATTLPVTLEDMLHHCRAVGRGLLPPPHLQPLLICDLPFLSYQCGPDDAVAAAGRALKEAPAAAVKVEGAEPEILEVIDRLVRMGIPVMGHVGLTPQSVHQLGYRRQGGDPVSQERLEQQALALQAAGCFALVLEHIPSTLAGRLRHRLSIPVIGIGAGDDCDGQVRVSADLLGLSEAAPPFSPPLLEGGRLFGETLRDWVLQQQQHPATHPTSRAAPATGHC comes from the coding sequence CACGGCCGGCCGATCCTGGCGCTCACGGCCTGGGACGCTCTCTCGGCCCGGTGGGTGCAGGACTCCGGTGCCGATGTGCTGCTGGTGGGAGATTCCCTGGCCATGACCGCCCTGGGCCATGCCACAACCCTTCCGGTCACCCTGGAGGACATGCTGCACCACTGCCGGGCTGTAGGGCGCGGGCTCCTGCCCCCGCCCCATCTCCAGCCGCTGCTGATCTGCGATCTGCCGTTTCTGAGCTACCAGTGCGGACCGGATGACGCGGTGGCGGCCGCCGGCCGCGCCCTCAAGGAGGCGCCGGCGGCCGCGGTGAAAGTGGAGGGCGCCGAGCCCGAGATCCTGGAGGTGATCGACCGGCTGGTGCGGATGGGCATCCCGGTCATGGGCCACGTCGGCCTCACGCCCCAGTCGGTGCATCAGCTCGGCTACCGCCGCCAGGGCGGCGATCCGGTGAGCCAGGAGCGCCTGGAGCAGCAGGCACTGGCCCTTCAGGCCGCCGGCTGCTTCGCACTCGTGCTGGAGCACATCCCCTCAACCCTGGCCGGCCGACTGCGCCATCGCCTGAGCATCCCGGTGATCGGCATCGGTGCCGGTGACGACTGCGACGGCCAGGTCAGGGTCAGCGCGGATCTGCTGGGCCTCAGCGAGGCCGCCCCGCCCTTCAGCCCGCCACTGCTGGAGGGGGGTCGGCTGTTCGGGGAGACCCTGCGGGACTGGGTTCTTCAGCAGCAGCAGCATCCGGCCACGCATCCCACCAGTCGAGCAGCTCCCGCAACGGGCCATTGCTGA